The Candidatus Limnocylindria bacterium genome includes a region encoding these proteins:
- a CDS encoding DegT/DnrJ/EryC1/StrS family aminotransferase, with translation MTQEIPLVDLKAQYATIRDEVRQAIDEVLESMQLTIGPNVRAFDKEWAEFCGTSHAIGVGSGTDALQLAIRACGVSSGDEVITVSHTFFATVEAIVYANARPILVDVDERSMLMDISSVASRMTPRTKAIIPVHLYGRTVDLKPLRQLAQDRGITIIEDAAQAHGARLDDGNKAGAGGRVNCFSFYCSKNLGAYGEAGSITTNDDKLADDLRALREHGQSMRYYHPIVGYNARLDELQAAILRVKLRRLDEWTGRRQAVAARYNELLTGLDIITPEIPAGGRHVFYCYAIRVPGGRRDALRSYLAEKGIGTQIHYPVPIHMQEAAQFLGYRKGDLPVTEKIAGEVLSLPMYPELTDGQIDRVTASVSEFMRKKS, from the coding sequence ATGACACAGGAGATCCCACTCGTCGACCTAAAGGCGCAGTACGCGACGATCCGTGACGAGGTCCGCCAGGCGATCGACGAAGTACTCGAGAGCATGCAGCTCACGATCGGACCGAACGTCCGCGCTTTCGACAAAGAATGGGCGGAGTTCTGCGGCACCAGCCACGCGATCGGCGTTGGATCTGGCACAGACGCGTTGCAGCTCGCGATCCGCGCGTGCGGCGTGTCCTCGGGTGACGAGGTCATCACCGTCTCGCACACGTTCTTCGCGACGGTCGAGGCGATCGTCTACGCGAACGCCCGCCCGATCCTCGTGGATGTGGACGAACGGTCGATGCTCATGGACATCAGCTCCGTCGCGTCACGCATGACGCCGCGGACGAAGGCGATCATCCCAGTCCACCTGTACGGGCGGACCGTCGATCTAAAGCCGTTGCGCCAGCTCGCGCAGGACCGTGGCATCACGATCATCGAGGACGCGGCGCAGGCTCACGGCGCACGACTTGACGACGGCAACAAGGCGGGCGCCGGCGGACGCGTCAACTGCTTCTCTTTCTACTGCAGCAAGAACCTCGGCGCGTACGGCGAGGCGGGCAGCATCACGACGAACGACGACAAGCTCGCCGACGATCTGCGCGCGTTGCGCGAGCACGGTCAGTCGATGCGCTACTACCACCCGATCGTTGGATACAACGCGCGGCTCGACGAACTCCAGGCCGCCATCCTCCGCGTGAAGCTGCGGCGCCTCGACGAATGGACCGGGCGCCGCCAGGCCGTCGCGGCGCGGTACAACGAGCTGCTCACCGGCCTCGACATAATCACGCCCGAGATCCCGGCGGGTGGCCGGCACGTCTTCTACTGCTACGCGATCCGCGTGCCCGGCGGTCGGCGCGACGCACTGCGCTCGTATCTCGCGGAGAAGGGTATCGGGACCCAGATCCACTACCCGGTGCCGATCCACATGCAGGAAGCGGCGCAGTTCCTCGGCTACCGGAAGGGCGATCTGCCGGTCACGGAGAAGATCGCAGGGGAAGTCCTGTCGCTGCCGATGTACCCCGAGCTGACCGACGGTCAGATCGACCGCGTCACGGCGAGCGTGTCGGAGTTCATGCGGAAGAAGAGCTGA
- a CDS encoding DapH/DapD/GlmU-related protein produces MTSLGVVVHPTAVIAANVELGSGTIVGEYVVLGRAPRGKREGELPLVIGPDSVIRPFTTIYAGTRIGARLQTGQGASIREDNVLGDDVSVGTHASLEFGNRVGSRVRIHTGCFLELVTIEDEVFLGPHVVFTDDPHPQCPAYLQCVKGATVRSRARLGANSTILPGVEIGEDALIGAGSVVRERRIAPRTVWAGNPAVQLKEDITDLACFVGIYPHAYAWLEESVRK; encoded by the coding sequence GTGACCTCGCTCGGCGTCGTCGTGCACCCGACGGCCGTGATCGCTGCCAACGTCGAGCTCGGATCGGGCACGATCGTCGGCGAGTACGTTGTATTGGGTCGGGCCCCACGGGGAAAGAGAGAAGGCGAGCTCCCGCTGGTGATCGGCCCTGACTCGGTCATCCGCCCCTTCACCACGATCTACGCCGGCACGAGGATCGGCGCCCGCCTTCAAACAGGTCAGGGCGCGTCGATCCGAGAGGACAACGTGCTCGGTGACGACGTCTCCGTCGGCACGCACGCGTCGCTGGAGTTCGGCAACCGTGTTGGCTCGCGCGTGCGGATCCACACCGGGTGCTTTCTCGAGCTCGTCACGATCGAGGACGAGGTATTCCTCGGCCCGCATGTCGTCTTCACCGACGACCCGCACCCACAGTGCCCGGCCTACCTGCAGTGCGTGAAAGGCGCGACCGTGCGAAGCCGCGCGCGACTGGGCGCGAACAGCACGATCCTCCCTGGCGTCGAGATCGGTGAAGACGCGCTCATCGGCGCGGGAAGCGTCGTCCGGGAGCGCCGCATCGCGCCGCGCACGGTATGGGCGGGCAATCCTGCCGTGCAGCTCAAGGAGGACATCACCGACCTCGCGTGTTTCGTCGGCATCTATCCGCACGCATATGCGTGGCTGGAAGAGAGTGTGCGGAAGTGA